The Couchioplanes caeruleus sequence GCGCCGCCGGCGGCTACATCGGCGGCCCGCGCCGCAAGGGTCTGATGTTCCGCATCCGCGCCGGCTTCGCGGGTGACGCGATGAACGCCGCCGCGACCGGCTCCTGGATGTACATCAAGTTCACCGCCTGAGCGCCTCAGCCGATGCCCGCGGCCGCACACGCGGCCGCGTACTCGGCAGTGCAGAGCTCCTGCCGGGTCACGAAGCCCTCGGCGATGACGGCGGGGATGGTGTCCCGGGTGACGGCCTTCGGGGTGAGCAGGATGGACGGGACGTTCCTGCCCGTCTCCGGATCGGTGACCACGTCGGTGGCCGTGGTGGGGCGCTGGCCGCGGGCCAGGGCGACCGCCACCGCGGTCGCCTCGGCGGCCTCCTTCTGGATGTCCTTGTAGACGGTCATGCACTGGTCGCCGGCGAGGATGTTGCGCAGGCCCTGCACGGTGGCGTCCTGGCCGGTGACCAGGACGTCACCGTGCAGCCGGTACTTGCGCAGCACCCCGATGGCCGCGTTGGCGATGCCGTCGTTGGCCGCGAGGACGCCCTTGATGTCCCTACGCTGCGTCAGCATCTGCTCGAACATCGTGCCGGCCTGCGCGTTGTCCCAGTCCGACACCGACTGGTCCGGACCCTTCACGTACTCACCCGAGTCGAACTTCGGCTGCAACACCGAGTCGTACCCCTGCTTGAACAGCGTGGAATTGTTGTCCGTGGGCGAGCCGTTGAGCTCGGCCACCACCGGCCTGATGCGCTTCCTGTCGGTCAGGCACTTCACCAGACCCTCCCCCTGCAACCTGCCGACCGCCACATTGTCGAAACTGACGTAGTAGTCGGCGCCGCCACTGAGCGTAAGCCGGTCGTAGTCGATCGTCGCGATCCCGGCCCTCTTCGCCTTGTCCAGGACCGCCTTGCCGGTGCCGGAGTCCAGGTTCACGATCATCAGCACCCGGACCCCGCTGGAGATCATCCCGTCGGCGATCGTCTGGAACTGGCTCTTGTCGCCCTGCGCGTTCTGGATGTCAGCGGTCACACCGGCCCGGGCGAACGCCTCCCGCAGAAAGCGGGGATCGGCGGTCGCCCACCGCGCCGAACTCTTCGTGTCGGGCAGGATGACGCCGACCCTGCCCACCGTGCGATCGTCGTCGCCACCGTCACCGTCGCACGCCGCGACGCCGGCGGCCAGCACGCCGGCCGCGGCGAGGGCCAAGGCCGCCCTTGCCATGATCGTTCCTTCCCGTCCGCCCAGCCCACGGTCCCGCATCGCGGCCGTGCCCGGCAACGGTCGTCCATCACGGACGCGAACACAAGAGAGGAGAGGCGGGGCGAAGCGGGAAGACCGGTGTCAGAGCAGGCCCGAACGGCGCCACAGTGCCATGCCCGGGCCGCCGATCAGGTCCAGTTCCCGCAGGTAGGCGACCACCTTCTCGGCCGCCCACCGCATCGTCTCGCGGTGGTGGGGATTGGCCCACGCCGCGCGGACGCCGACCCGCGGGTCGATGCCCACCGACCGGTAGGCCTCGGGCGCGACGAGGCGCCGGCCACTCAGATACGCGGCGCGCGCGATGATCAGCCGGTCGTGCGCCAGCCTCGCCCTGCCCGCCGCTCGAACCTGGCGGGCGAGTTCCTCGCGGGCGAAGCGGACGTGGCGGGCCTCCTCGATGACGTGGATGCGCGACACCATGCGGACCAGCGGCTGCACGGTCTCGTCGGCCGCGGCCTCACGCTGGAGGGAGTCGAGGATCTCCTCGCTGATGAGGATGGCCGCGTACATGCGGGGGCCGGTCGCCGTCAGCGCGATCAGTTTGCCCAGGCCGGAGTCGAAGGCGCCGACGCGGTAGACCGGGCACTCCAGCTTCTCGATCATGCGGCCGAACATCACCGAGTGGCGGCACTCGTCCGCCACCTCGGTGAGGGCGTACTGGGCGTGGGGGTCGGTGGGGTCCTGTTTGTAGTACTCGCGCAGCAGCAACTGCATGAGGATGGTCTCGAACCACACGCCGAGGCCGGCGATGCTGGCGACCTCGTGCCGGGTGAGGGTGATCCGCTGCTCGGGGGTGAGCCGGCGCCACAGGTCGGTGCCGTAGAGCGACGACCGGTGCTCCGGCACGAACCAGGCGTCCCGGAGCAGGGGTGCCTCCCAGTCGATCTCGACTCCCGGGTCGTAGGAGTGTGCCGCCGAGGAGCGCAGCAGCCGGGTCGCTGTCTGGGAACGGTCGGAGAGAACCACGTCTGACCTCCACGGGGGTTGACGTTACCGGAAGTAACAGCTACTTCTCGTACTATGAGCGCCGACGACGAGACAGTCAACAGTGCCGATGGGCGCAGCAAGCGGTGGGCGCACCACCGCGAGCGGCGCCGCGAAGAGCTCATCGACGCCGTCATCGCGGCGATCCGCGAGCTCGGTCCCGAGCCCGGCATCGACGCGGTGGCCGCGCACGCCGGCGTCAGCAAGCCGGTGCTCTACCGCTACTTCACCGACAAGTCCGGCGTGTGGGAGGCCGTCGCCCGGCGGGCGGCGGCCGCGGTGGTCGAGGCGGTGGCGCCCGCGGTCGCCGCCGTCGGCGAGGACCGCGAGGTAGTCACCGCGGCGGTCGACGCCTACCTGGCCTTCATCGAGAACGATCCCCACCTCTACCGGTTCGTGGTGCACCAGCGCGGCATCGCCCGGGAGCGCGACGTCGTCGCCGACGCGATCGACACCGTCGCCAGCGTGCTGGCCCGCATCCTCGGCGACCGGCTGCGGGCCCTCGGGCTCGATTCGGGAGGCGCGCTGCCGTGGGCGTACGGGATCGTCGGCTACGTCCAGACCGTCGGCGACTGGTGGCTGCGCCATCAGCAGCCGATCAGCCGCGAGGCCCTCGCGGAGTACCTGACCACGTTGCTCTGGGGCGGGATGGAAGGGGTCCGATCCGCCGCGGACACACCAGGAGGATTGGCGGCGAAACTGTGAGCGATGCGGACGAGGAGTACCGGGGCGAGGCCGAGATCCGGGCCGGGGAGACGGCGGTGACCGTCACCGTACGACTGTCGGTGCAGTTCGAACCGGTCGAGGGCCGCTACCGCTGGGCCGGTCGGGCGGCTCCGGACGCCACCCTCAGCGCCCAGTTGCGGTCCGGGACGCGGGACGTGACCGTCCGCATCGGCGAGCGCGAGGCGGCGGCCCGGCTGGGCGAGCCGGACCCGTGGGGCGGCGTGCGCCTTAGCGGAGTGGGCCGGGCGCCGTGGAGCGCAGTTGCCGGGGCGTGAGGCCGTACCAGCGCCGCACCGCGCGGCTCAGCGCGGACTGCTCGGCCAGGCCGACCATGGCGGTGACCTGGGTCAACGGCAGGTCCGTCTGGGTGATGAGCCGGTGCGCGGCGAGCGAGCGGACCTCGTCCAGAATGGTCTCGAACGTGGTGCCCTCGTCCGCCAGCCGGCGCTGCAACGTCCGCGGGTGGGTCCGCAGCACCTTGGCGACCGCGGTGATCTCGACGGGCGAGGATCCCAGCGCCTGGGTCAGCAGCAGGCGCACCCGCTCCGCAATGCGCTGCCCGGGCGCCGGGAAATGGCTGGCGATGTAGTCGACGGCGAGATCGTGCAGCACCTGGTTGCCGCCCGGGACCGCGGTGCTGGCGAGGCCGCCGGGCACCCGCAGCACCGCGTCGGGCCGGTCGAAACGCACCTCCGCCCCGAAGAACCGGGTGTACGCCTCGACCGGCGCCAGCGCCGGGTGCGGCAGGTGCACGGAGCGCAGCCCGTACGGGCCGCCGCGCAGCAGCATGATGATCCGGTGGAACAGGCCCAGGCCCAGCCCGGCGGCCTGCGGCGGCAACGGCTCGACCTCCGTACTGCGGTACAGCAGGCCGACCACGCCCGGGCGGCCCGACGGGTCGGGGATCTGCGAGACGGTCAGGGCGGGGCTGTGCACGAACAGGAACCGCCGCGTGGTGGTGAGGGCCTCGCCGAAGGTCGGGGAGTTCTCGATGGCCAGGGCGAGCGGGCCGAGCACCGACGCGTTCTGCGTTCCGGCCAGGCGCAGCCCCAGGTCCGGGCAGCAGAGCTCGGCGGCGGCCGTCTCCAGCAGCTCCCCGGCGGCCAGCGCCGGGATCACCGCGTCGTCGGACTCCACCGCCGCGCAGGTCACGCCGAAGCGCGCGAGCAGCGCGGCGCCGTCGCCGCCGAGGCTGTCCACGAGCGCGGGCAGCCCCCGCAGGCTGGCGGCGCGCACCATCGGTTCCATGGCGGGCAAGGATAAATCCCTGTCGCGCAAAGGCAAGTTTCACGACCGGTACGAGCGAAAGACTGGGTTCATGGCCGAACACTTCGACGTCCTCATCATCGGCGCCGGTCTATCCGGGATCGGCGCGGCATGGCGGCTGCGCCGGGAACGGCCCGGCACGACGTACGCGATCCTCGAGGCCCGCACCGCGATCGGCGGCACCTGGGACCTGTTCCGTTATCCCGGCGTCCGCTCGGACTCCGACATGTTCACCCTGAGCTACCCGTTCCGGCCGTGGCGCGGCGCCCAGGCGATCGCGTCCGGGGAGTCGATCCGGGCGTACATCCGCGCGACCGCCGAGGACGGCGGGATCATGCCGCACATCCGCTTCGGCACCAAGGTGCTCTCCGCGAGCTGGGCGGACTCCCGCTGGACCGTCACCACCGACCAGGGCACCTTCACCTGCACCTTTCTGTACGCGTGCGCGGGCTACTACGACTACGCGCAGGGCTATCAGCCGGACTTCGCGGGCCTGGACGACTTCCGCGGCACCCTCGTGCACCCGCAGTTCTGGCCCGAGGATCTCGACTACTCGGGCAAGCGGGTGGTCGTCATCGGCAGCGGCGCCACGGCCGTGACCGTGGTGCCGGCGATGGCCGGGACCGCCGCGCACGTGACGATGCTGCAGCGCTCCCCCACGTACATGACGGTGCTGCCGGAGCGCGACGTGATCGCCGACCTGCTGCGCCGGGGGCTGCCACCCCGGGTCGCGCACACCCTCGTGCGCGCCAAGAACGTCCTGCTGACGCAGGGCTTCTATCAGCTCTCCCGGCGCCGGCCCGAGCGGGTCAAGGCCCTGCTGCGCCGCTTCACCCTGGCCCAGCTCGGCGACCGGGCGATGCTGGACGAGCACTTCACCCCGACCTACCAGCCCTGGGACCAGCGCCTGTGCGTGGTGCCCGACGGCGACCTGTTCACCGCCATCAAGGCGGGCACGGCCTCGGTGGTGACCGCCCACATCGACCGGTTCGTGCCCGAGGGCATCCGGCTCACCGACGGCCGGGTGCTGGAGGCGGACGTCGTCGTCTCGGCCACCGGGCTGTCGCTGCTCCCGCTCGGCGGCGTGGAGCTCACCGTCGACGGCGAGGCCGTGGAGCCCGGCAGGACCGTCGCCTACCGCGGCGTGATGCTCAGCGGCGTGCCGAACTTCGCGTACTGCATCGGCTACACCAACGCCTCGTGGACCCTGCGCGCCGACCTGTCGCACCGCTATGTCCTGCGGCTGCTGTCCTACATGGCCCGCAACGGCTACACGACCGCGACACCGCAGGAACGGCCGGGCCCGCGCCGGCCGCTGCTCGACCTGACGTCCGGCTACGTGCAGCGGTCGCTGGACCGCTTCCCGAGCCAGGGCGACCGCGACCCGTGGACCGTACGGCAGAACTATCTGCGCGACGTCCTCTTCACCCCCCGCGCCGACGTCCGCCGGGACATGACGTTCGGTCGTCAGCCCGCCCCCGTGCTCGAGGAGATCCGATGACCGGACTGACCCCGTACCGTTTCGCCGGGCGTACCGCCGTCGTCACCGGCGCCGCGGGCGGCATCGGCGAGCAGCTCGCCCACGGCCTCGCCGCGCGCGGCAGCGATCTGGTGCTCGCCGACCGCGACGCGCTGCGCCTCGACGAGGTGGCCGAGTCGCTGCGGGCCGCCTATCCCGGCCGGGCGATCGAGGCCGCGGTCGTCGACCTCGCCGACCGCGACGCGGTGATCGCCTTCGCGCAGGGCGTCCGCGGGCGGCACCCGCGGCTGGGCCTGCTGATCAACAACGCGGGCGTCGCCCTGGGCGGCCGCTTCGACCAGGTGACGGTCGAGGAGTTCGAATGGGTGATGGCGGTGAACTTCACCGCGCCGATGCTGCTCATGCACCATCTCTTGCCCAGCCTGACCGCCGAGCCGGGTTCCCATCTCGTCAACATCTCCAGCCTGTACGGGCTCATCGCCCCGCCCGGGCAGTCCGCCTACAGCGCCAGCAAGTTCGCCATCCGCGGCCTGAGCGAGGTGCTGCGCGGCGAGTTGCTCGAGAACGGCGTCGGGGTGACCACGGTGCATCCGGGCGGCGTGCGTACCCGGATCGCCGAGAGCGCGCGCATCGCCGGTGGCATTCCGGCCGACGAGGTCGAGGAGCACCAGCGGATGTTCGCCGCGCTGCTGACGTATCCACCGGAGAGGGCGGCCGCCGACATCCTCGACGGCGTGCGGCACCGCCGCGGCCGGCTCCTCATCGCCCCCACCGCGAAGCTCCCCGACCTGCTCGCCCGGCTGCTGCCGGAATCGCACATGCGGCTCCTCGCCAAGCTCACCGAGACGATCGCCCGGCGGGGTGCGGCCAAGGTCGAGGTCAACAAATGAT is a genomic window containing:
- a CDS encoding TetR family transcriptional regulator; this translates as MSADDETVNSADGRSKRWAHHRERRREELIDAVIAAIRELGPEPGIDAVAAHAGVSKPVLYRYFTDKSGVWEAVARRAAAAVVEAVAPAVAAVGEDREVVTAAVDAYLAFIENDPHLYRFVVHQRGIARERDVVADAIDTVASVLARILGDRLRALGLDSGGALPWAYGIVGYVQTVGDWWLRHQQPISREALAEYLTTLLWGGMEGVRSAADTPGGLAAKL
- a CDS encoding AurF N-oxygenase family protein is translated as MVLSDRSQTATRLLRSSAAHSYDPGVEIDWEAPLLRDAWFVPEHRSSLYGTDLWRRLTPEQRITLTRHEVASIAGLGVWFETILMQLLLREYYKQDPTDPHAQYALTEVADECRHSVMFGRMIEKLECPVYRVGAFDSGLGKLIALTATGPRMYAAILISEEILDSLQREAAADETVQPLVRMVSRIHVIEEARHVRFAREELARQVRAAGRARLAHDRLIIARAAYLSGRRLVAPEAYRSVGIDPRVGVRAAWANPHHRETMRWAAEKVVAYLRELDLIGGPGMALWRRSGLL
- a CDS encoding sugar ABC transporter substrate-binding protein, producing MARAALALAAAGVLAAGVAACDGDGGDDDRTVGRVGVILPDTKSSARWATADPRFLREAFARAGVTADIQNAQGDKSQFQTIADGMISSGVRVLMIVNLDSGTGKAVLDKAKRAGIATIDYDRLTLSGGADYYVSFDNVAVGRLQGEGLVKCLTDRKRIRPVVAELNGSPTDNNSTLFKQGYDSVLQPKFDSGEYVKGPDQSVSDWDNAQAGTMFEQMLTQRRDIKGVLAANDGIANAAIGVLRKYRLHGDVLVTGQDATVQGLRNILAGDQCMTVYKDIQKEAAEATAVAVALARGQRPTTATDVVTDPETGRNVPSILLTPKAVTRDTIPAVIAEGFVTRQELCTAEYAAACAAAGIG
- a CDS encoding SDR family NAD(P)-dependent oxidoreductase, whose translation is MTGLTPYRFAGRTAVVTGAAGGIGEQLAHGLAARGSDLVLADRDALRLDEVAESLRAAYPGRAIEAAVVDLADRDAVIAFAQGVRGRHPRLGLLINNAGVALGGRFDQVTVEEFEWVMAVNFTAPMLLMHHLLPSLTAEPGSHLVNISSLYGLIAPPGQSAYSASKFAIRGLSEVLRGELLENGVGVTTVHPGGVRTRIAESARIAGGIPADEVEEHQRMFAALLTYPPERAAADILDGVRHRRGRLLIAPTAKLPDLLARLLPESHMRLLAKLTETIARRGAAKVEVNK
- a CDS encoding DUF4873 domain-containing protein, producing the protein MSDADEEYRGEAEIRAGETAVTVTVRLSVQFEPVEGRYRWAGRAAPDATLSAQLRSGTRDVTVRIGEREAAARLGEPDPWGGVRLSGVGRAPWSAVAGA
- a CDS encoding AraC family transcriptional regulator is translated as MEPMVRAASLRGLPALVDSLGGDGAALLARFGVTCAAVESDDAVIPALAAGELLETAAAELCCPDLGLRLAGTQNASVLGPLALAIENSPTFGEALTTTRRFLFVHSPALTVSQIPDPSGRPGVVGLLYRSTEVEPLPPQAAGLGLGLFHRIIMLLRGGPYGLRSVHLPHPALAPVEAYTRFFGAEVRFDRPDAVLRVPGGLASTAVPGGNQVLHDLAVDYIASHFPAPGQRIAERVRLLLTQALGSSPVEITAVAKVLRTHPRTLQRRLADEGTTFETILDEVRSLAAHRLITQTDLPLTQVTAMVGLAEQSALSRAVRRWYGLTPRQLRSTAPGPLR
- a CDS encoding flavin-containing monooxygenase, with amino-acid sequence MAEHFDVLIIGAGLSGIGAAWRLRRERPGTTYAILEARTAIGGTWDLFRYPGVRSDSDMFTLSYPFRPWRGAQAIASGESIRAYIRATAEDGGIMPHIRFGTKVLSASWADSRWTVTTDQGTFTCTFLYACAGYYDYAQGYQPDFAGLDDFRGTLVHPQFWPEDLDYSGKRVVVIGSGATAVTVVPAMAGTAAHVTMLQRSPTYMTVLPERDVIADLLRRGLPPRVAHTLVRAKNVLLTQGFYQLSRRRPERVKALLRRFTLAQLGDRAMLDEHFTPTYQPWDQRLCVVPDGDLFTAIKAGTASVVTAHIDRFVPEGIRLTDGRVLEADVVVSATGLSLLPLGGVELTVDGEAVEPGRTVAYRGVMLSGVPNFAYCIGYTNASWTLRADLSHRYVLRLLSYMARNGYTTATPQERPGPRRPLLDLTSGYVQRSLDRFPSQGDRDPWTVRQNYLRDVLFTPRADVRRDMTFGRQPAPVLEEIR